In Panthera tigris isolate Pti1 chromosome D2, P.tigris_Pti1_mat1.1, whole genome shotgun sequence, one DNA window encodes the following:
- the CH25H gene encoding cholesterol 25-hydroxylase, giving the protein MSGRNASDELRILCSPGPLFLQPLWDGLRAREALLQSPFFPAVFSICTYLGCCLPFVLLDALCPWVPALRRYKIHPDFAPSARQLLPCLAQTLYQHAVFVFPVTLLDWARGPAPVPPEAPELLQLARHVGCCLLLFDAEFFAWHVLHHRVPWLYRTFHKVHHQNAASFALATQYMSVWELFSLGFFHLLNVTLLECHPLTVLVFHVLNIWLSVEDHSGYDFPWSTHRLVPFGCYGGVEHHDLHHSQFNCNFAPYFTHWDKLLGTFRSPHAK; this is encoded by the coding sequence ATGAGCGGCCGCAACGCGTCCGACGAGCTCCGCATCCTGTGTAGCCCCGGCCCGCTGTTCCTGCAGCCGCTCTGGGACGGCCTGCGGGCCCGGGAGGCGCTCCTGCAGTCGCCCTTCTTCCCGGCCGTCTTCTCCATCTGCACCTACCTGGGCTGCTGCCTGCCCTTCGTGCTGCTGGACGCGCTGTGCCCCTGGGTGCCCGCGCTGCGGCGCTACAAGATCCACCCGGACTTCGCGCCGTCGGCGCGGCAGCTGCTGCCCTGCCTGGCGCAGACCCTCTACCAGCACGCCGTGTTCGTGTTCCCCGTGACGCTGCTGGACTGGGCCCGCGGCCCGGCCCCCGTGCCCCCCGAAGCCCCCGAGCTGCTGCAGCTGGCGCGCCACGTCGGCTGCTGCCTGCTGCTCTTCGACGCCGAGTTCTTCGCGTGGCACGTGCTGCACCACCGGGTGCCCTGGCTGTACCGCACGTTCCACAAGGTGCACCACCAGAACGCGGCGTCGTTCGCGCTGGCCACGCAGTACATGAGCGTCTGGGAGCTGTTTTCCCTGGGCTTCTTCCACCTGCTGAACGTCACGCTGCTCGAGTGCCACCCGCTCACCGTGCTGGTTTTCCACGTGCTCAACATCTGGCTGTCGGTGGAGGACCACTCGGGCTACGACTTCCCCTGGTCCACGCACAGACTCGTGCCCTTCGGCTGCTACGGCGGCGTGGAGCACCACGACCTGCACCACTCGCAGTTCAACTGCAACTTCGCCCCCTACTTCACGCACTGGGACAAGCTGCTGGGGACCTTCCGGTCCCCGCACGCCAAGTGA